The Bryobacteraceae bacterium genomic sequence GGGTTTGGCAGGAGGTGGCTGGAGCGCGGAGGCGACGGACTTCGCCACCTTCTCAAGCGCGGCGGATACGGCTTGCTCCTGACTCTCGCCGCCGGGGGAACCGGCAGCCTGCATGCCGGCGGCCAGTACCGGTTGCATCATCATCATGCCGGGGTCCACCGAGCGCATGAGCGACTGCATGCCTCCCCCCATACCGTCCCCATATCCAGCACCCATCATTCCAGGACCACCCATCTGTAACAGGAAGGGCATCATTCCACCCATTCCCGGACGAAGCATCATCCCCATTGGCGTGAACATCGAGGCGGCACGGCCGAGAGCCATGGCTTCTTTGATGCCGAATTGCGCGGTGCCTCCAGTAGCTGAGGAGACGAGTTTGGGCGGGCCGCCGGAGAGCGGCGTAAGAGTGAAATTAACGGTCGCGTTATAAGCCTGCCTCTCCCCGGAACCGGATGCGAAACTTGATGCCTTCGATAGAAAGCCTCCGACTTTGTTCGTTCCTCCGGGCTTGATCTCACCGACTTCGAGCATGAGCACGTAGTCGGAGTTGGTTTGCTGGGCGCGAGACTGGATCTCTTCGTCGGAACCGGCGCCAAGCGGCACGGCATCGATTTTGGCGTCCTTCAACATTTTGACGACAGCGCTGTCAACAGAGCCTTTTCCCCACCCGTGGCGACGCCGATGCGCGTGGCGCCGGAGAGTTTGGGGTTGCCGGCGGCTTCTATGAAATCAGGGTTGCGGACGGCCTGTGCGGCGATGATCGTAGTTTCCTTTGCCTCACCCGGCAGGTCGAAGAACGTGGGTTCGAGCGGCCCGTTGGTGAGCTGCAGGCTTTCCACGGCGTAGGTGACCGTGGAGGACTTGCCGTCGGCTGTTGTGGTGACGGCCGTGTAGGCAAGAGGGCTGCCTGGGGGCCCATTGGGGACGACAGGTGCGAGTTCACAGGAGACAGCGTATTCAAAGCCGGCATAGTAGCCGTCGATCTCCGTTTTCGAACCGTCACAGTTTTCGAGGGTGGTTTTCCAACGGGCAGATTCGAGGCCAAGGATGCGCTCCTTCTCCCCTGTGTCGAGGTAGACGGGTTTATTTTGACAGGTGCCGGCGACAGTGTCGGCGGGGACCGCGGGCTTGATCGCTTCGGGGACGACGATGAAGGTCTTGGTTTTCTCGTCGAACTGCATCATGCGCTTGCTTGCGCACTGCTGGATTGTGCGGCTGTCGCCTAAGTCGACGCGCTGACTCCCCGGCGAAGAGTAGACAGTCATGTGGCTTGCCTTGCCGTCGGAAGAGTATTTGGATTTCACGATGGTCCCGGAATGGAGCGCCGCGGACAGGCTGAGGGAAATCGCAGTGCGAAGAAATCGGGTCATGGTCACCTCCCAGTTCACCGTCAGTAGGTAGCGACTGCGAGCGGATTGTGACAGGGAAATTCAGCGCCAGTCGCCGGCGGCCAGGAAAGGGGCCCAATGAATCGGATGGGTGCTCTTGTTGCGGGCGCGTGCCGAGCGCAGCAGCGAGAGGCTGGCGGCGCGCACGGCTTCGGCGGTGGAGAGTTTGCGGACGGCGCGGTTCCAGTACAGTGCGAGCATCCAACTGCGTGCGGAGGCGTCTTCGACGGGCCAGAGGCTCATGATGACGGTGCGGACACCGGCAAGTTGGAAGGCGCGCCGTAGGCCTGTGACGCCTTCGCCGGCATGGATGTCACCGAGGCCGGTGTCACAGCCGGAAAGAACGGCCCAATCTGTTTCTTCCAGATTCAACTGGACCACCTTGTCGCCGGTGAGCAGGCCATCGGGTCCGCGGTTGGCTCCAGCGAGGGCCAGACCGGAGAGCAGCAACGGGCTGACGCTACCGGGCGCCTGCCCGCAGCGGGAATGATAGAAGAAGCCATGGGTGGCGAAGTGGATTATGCGGCGGCCGGGGACGAGTTCCCGCAATATAGGATGAGTGGCTTGCCCGCGTTCAATGAGCGTTCCCTCGCCGCCTGCCTGCCGCCAGGTCTCGAGCACCTGGCGAGCTTCGAGAGCGGCGGAAGGGAGGGAAGCGAACCGTGTTTGGGCGGGATCGTAGCAGGCTTCGGCGGGTCCGCGAAGAGCTGCGGTTGCGGTAGCGGGGATCATTTCGAACGCGGGGTTGCCAATCGCCAGAAGGCTGCCAGCGCCCACGCGTTCCACGGATGAGCGCAGAAGGTCGCGCTCAGTATTGAGGTAGTGGATGAGGGGTCCGGTCTCCATCAAGTACCGCGATTTTCCAATAGGCAGCGCACTGAGGTGGACCAGGTGAAGGGGACCGTCGAGGACGGCAAAAACGGTGGTTACCTGTTTGAGGAGAGGGGTGAGGGGATCCCAGATGCGGCGGCGCAGAGCGGCGCCGGAAGCGCGAGTGTGTTGCTCGATGAGCCGGGAGGATCGTCCGCCGCTGACGGCCTCCGCTGAAATGTGATTGCGCCAAGTTGAAATGAGCATCTCGATCTCCGCGGCATGACCGAGGTCGATGAAGTGAATGCCGTCATTGCCCGGACGGGTGAGGAAGACGCCGTAGTTGAATTCAAGCGAGTTGGCGCCGTCGTCCTTGTAGCGGACAAAACTGATGAGGGCGGAGGCTTCGGGGAGAGCGCGGCGTACCTCATCCCAACCGGCGAGGGATTGGCGGCGGGCTTCCCAGAAGGGGCGGTTACGCGCGGCAAGCTCACGCTCCGCTTCTTCGACCAGGCCGCGGAGCCGTTCAAGCTCTCCTGTGTAGGCGGAGGCTGTGAGGCTACCCTTTCCGCCCAGCAAGCGGTGGGAATAGGCGGCGCGTGTCTTAAACAGGCGCTCCTGATCAGGAAGAGAACGGCGCCACATGAGTTCATCGAGAACGAGGCTGCGGTTGCGGATGACCGCGTCTAGCACGAGGCGGGAGAGAGTTGGACTGGGCGGTTTGACGCGCAGCGCATCGAGGGCGATGTTAAGTCCGCCCCATCGGGCGCTGGCGGCGAGCAGAGCTTCGCGTTCGGAGAGAGCGCGGAGGCTGGCTTGGAGCCAGTTGGAGGTGATGGCCTCACCTTCGAGAGCGAGTTCCACGGCGCGCCGGGGGGCGTCGGGAAGATACGTCAGGGCAAGCGCGGGGAGCGACTGGCCGACGTCGCGGTGATCGTCTCCAAGGGTTTTGCGACGCATGTCCAGCGACCTCCGCAAGACCTCACGAGCGGCAGAAGGGTTATTCATGAATACGTACGTGAGGCCGAGAGTGTGCAGACCGTTGGCGGTGTTTTGATGTTCGGGGCCCCAGACTCGGTCGCGGATGCGCAGGGCGCGCTGCTGGAGAGCGAGCCGCCGCTTAGTGTCGCCCAGATCGCCGGCGATGAGGCTGAGGTTGTGCAAGGTAGCGGCGGTGTAGACGTTCCATTCACCAGACGCCTCGATGCGGAGTTGGAGGGCCTGTTCGAGGAGCTTGCGGGCCTTGAGGAGTTCCCCTTGTTTCCTGATCGTCATCCCGAGGCCCATCAGGGCCTGGGCGTGCTGGTGGGGATCGGCTGGAGACTGCTGCTGGCAGACCTCGATGAGGCGGCGGAACAGCGAGGCGGCTTCCTTGTAATTGCCAAGAGCCACGAAGTCTACGGCCATGGCGGTGAGCAGTTGGAGGGTGCGGGGATGCCGAGGGCCTTAATGGTTCTCGCGCATCCTCAGAAGCCGTTCGAGCAGCAGGCGGGATTGGGCGGTGTAACCGTTCCAGCGGTGGACAAAGGCAAGGTTATCGATGGGTTCATCGAGTCGGAGATCGTTCGGGGGGACGAGACGTTCAGCGCGCAGCAGGGATTCCTCGGCGAGAGAGACTGCTTGCGGCACCTTACCCTGCAGGACGTAGATGCGCGCGAGGAGACCTTGGGCGAGAGAGGTTTGAAAGGACTCGAAACGGCCGGATGCAGTGAGCTGGCGAATGCGGTCAAGACAAGAAACCTCGGCCTCGCTGAAGCGGCGGTCCTCGAACAGCTTGCGAGCCTCGGCCAGTTCGTCCGGCGGCTGGGCCAGGAGTGAGAAACCGAGGAGCAACCCGATCAACGCTTTGCGCATCGCACACCTTCGCGTAGCTTAGCGCAGTGCTTTGAGGCGTGGCGCATGCCGGGCGATCGCCGGCCCCGTAATCAGGGAAGCTTGCGCAATAATTCGCGGGCTTTGGACTCCCAGTCACCTCTCATCGCGACAATGGCGTTGAGTTGCTTCCTGGCGGTGGCAATGTCTCCCAACTGGAGCAACGTGAGAGCGCTGTAGTAACGCGCTTCTTCCTGGTAGGCGGAAAAGCCAAAGGCGTCGGCCCGGCGCAGAAACACGAGGCCTTCGGCGGGTTCCCCGGCAAGCACACAGGTGATGCCGGCAAAGAAGAGCTCTTCGGCGCCGGCCGAGGGATGAGAGGCGGCGGCACGCAGGAGGGGAAGCGCATCGGAGAAGCGGTTGGCCTGATACGCGCGCATTGCCCGGCGGAAGTCAGCGTGGCTCCTACCTTCCTTCCCGCGCAAGGCTACAGTGCGATAGGGCGGGGGTTCAAAGCGGCCAAGCACAGCGTATTCGGCAGGAACGGGACTGTCGGCGGGCAGGCCGGATTTCCGCGCCGCGGGCTCCTCCGGAGGCGCGACGGAGGGCCAGAACAAGGCCGCTGGGGCGGCAATGAGCAGGCTAGCGGCAATGACGAGCGGGAGCATCCAGCGTCGTGGGGAGAGGCGGTGCACCTGATCAGGTGTGGGCCAGTCGGAGGCCAGTGATTGGGCGGCCTCCAGGCGCGCCAGGCACGAGGCACAAACAAAGAAGTGCTCTTCAAATGCGGCGGCCTCGTCCTGCGGAAGGGTGCCAGCGGCATAACGTTCTACGATTTCACGGTGCGCGACGTCGTGGCAGGTCATTCGGATGAACCCTTCGTTTCTCTCTTCAGTGTGTAGACGCGACGGCGGATTTGTGACGGATTTCGTGCCATCGACGCGCCCATTTTGCGTAGAGTACGGGATTTGCGCGGGCGTACAGTGCCGGCCGAAAGACCAGTGAGCCCGGCGATCTGCTCGGGGCGAAGCTGTTCGACGAAGGTGAGACGGAGGATGCGCTGGTCCAACTCGCTCAGACGCGCCAGGCCGATGCGGAGACTCCGGCGGCGGGCTTCAAAGTCGAGGTAATGTTCGATGACGGGGGCGGCTATCGAATCGGTAACCTCTTTTGGAGCAGGGGCGCGGCTTTCCTTGCGGAAGTACCCGGCGATGAGATTGCGTGCCGTGGAGAGGACAAAGGAGTCGATCCGCTCCGGTTCGCGGAGGCGACCTCAGCGTAGGGCGAGGATCACGGCGAGCATGACTTCCTGGACCATGTCCCGGGCGAGTTCAGGGCTGCGAGGACGGGCCAGGGAAGGGGCGTAGACACGGCGGGAGAAGTGGCGCACGATCGCTTCCTCGGCGGCGGGATCGCTCGCACCGGCGAGTTTCACGGCATCGGGTGGAAGGCTGTCTCCGCCTGCCGGATCAAACACGATCCTCAGCTTACACCGTGACGATGACTATGGTGCGGCGACCGGTGACGTCGCGACAGGGATGCGTGGACATCGCAGAGTTGGATCGAATCCTGCCCGATCTGGCCCGGACAGGGTCTGCAGTCAACCTGCGGTACTCATCCAGTTCGGGGAAGTTTACGACTCCAGGGTGTGGCGTATCTCAGTCGCGAGGTTTTGGCTTTGCTTGCCCGAATTCGATTTGACGCCGGTTCAAGCTCGCTCGGCAAGACAGCACCAGGCTCGGAGGCATTTCAGGCACATGCGCCGCCGCGGGCCTCTGATCGCATTCCGCTGAAAGCAATCTTCGCCTGCTTTCTGATCCGCTCCACCGTGTATGGCTCATTGGAGGGATTGCCTGGCACGAGTCAAATATTCTTGAGATCTTTCCAACTCGGCCATCCTACGGTAGGGTTAACTATATGAGGCTCACTGACGCTCTGAAGGGCGAGCACGGCGCCATGTATCCGCTGCTGGCGTTCATCCGGACACGAACTGACGTAGCGACGATCGAGGAAGTGCGTGTGCTGGCTGGGTGCCTGGAATCGGTGCTGATCTCCCATGCCGATATTGAAGATGCGATTCTGCGCCCGCCGATCGAGGAGCACCTTCCGGCTCCGCCCCCAACTCCGGACGGTACGCCGGGACCAACAGATCACCAGGTGATCCGCCGCCTGCTGACGGAGGCGCTTACGGCTACCAGCGTGGAGGATGCCCGCCGTTTCCTCGGGCAGACGGTCACGGATACGTACAAGCACTTCGAGAAGGAAGAGACGAAAATATTCGCTATCGCCGAACGTGAAATCCCCGAACCCGCGCATACGGAACTCGGCTTGGAATGGGCCTCCCGGCGGGGTGTCCGCATGAAGTGATTTCGCCGTTTAGGCGGATCACGCGGGCCGGGGTGCTGCCCCTCCCGCTTTAGAGTTCACGCGCGCACCGCCGTGCCGGCCCGAGTTAGTGGGGCGGAAGTCTTTGTTCAGAGCCGATGTGTGGGCTGGCTGGGCTCCAGACCTGGTTCGAGGTGGAACGGCCACAAGCCCCGCGGCGTCAGCCCCCAAACTGGGAGATCGTTAAGCGTTGTGTTCGAGTGCCGGCCATCGAGTCCGCGCCATCCTTCTCGCACACCTACCGTAGTTGGCCCTAACGGGGTCTCGAGGGCTGGGTCGCCGAAGGCGCTTCACGGCCATCTTTCGACCACACGGAACAGCCGCCCCCCTTACCTGGTTCCCGTCTCCAGCGCAATCGCACGGGGAAAGAGAATGTTGTTTTCCAGGTGGATGTGCACGTGCAGATCTTCCTCCAGTTCCCGAAGTCCTTCGAGAAGCGAGCGGTAGGTCGTGCAAGCATGGTCCGGAACGGCGAAGCCGTGCGTGCTATCCCGCATGCCCTTTAAGGCGGCGCCGGCACTATCGTGCTCATGCTCCATCATCGCGATGGGGTTCCTGACGCTTCCGAAGGGAGGCGGAGGAACTGGACGCCCACTGTTTACATCCGCCTCCAGTCTGTCGATGTAGGGAAAGAGCACCATCTCCTCTTTATGCATGTGGAGATCCATTTCCGCACGGAGGTCATAGAAAACGCGCGGCAGCGCTCCCAGCGTGGCCCGATCCTGCTCGCCGTAGACCTTCATCACCTTTTCCAATCGCTGAGCAAGGCTCGGCATTTCCAATTTGAGGTACTCGTGGTGCTTCCCTACGATGTGGCGGATCAAGTCGCGCAAGGTGGCGCGGTTCCAATCGGCTTCGTCCGCCGGCCGGTTCGCCAGGGCGCCGTCCAGTTCCAAGAGCACCGCCGCGGTGTCGAGGCCCTGCTCCTGACAGGCTTCCTCCACGGGCCGGTTACCACCGCAGCAATAGTCGATCCCGAGGCGCTCGAACACGCGAACGGCGGCCAAGGAGCGGGTGGCAATCTCGGAGATCGTCTGGCTAGACAACGAGGACGTGTGGGTATCCATGGCGGGATGGTATTCGATTCCTGGAGGCGCCGCCGTGACTCCAGTCACCAGATGACCGCGGAACGAGCGGAGGGCCTGATCACCAGCGGCTGAGGATCATGTTGATCCGGCGGTGGTTAGTGCTGTGAGGATGGCCGGCGCCAGCCGGCAAAAAAATGGCTTGACTTTCCTTTCGACATTACTATAGTTGTTCATGAACAACTCGACAATGGTTTCGACAACGGCGGAACACGCGTTGCGAGCGCTCGTGGAGATGGCTTCACTACCGGACGGGAATACTATCCGCGGCAAACAACTGGCGCAGGCCGCCGGGATTCCATCGAACTATCTGTCGAAGATTCTCTGGACCTTGGGCAACGCGGGTTTGATCGACGCCACTCGCGGCAGCGGCGGCGGGTATCGGATGCGCCGCCTGGCTTCGGATATCCGGCTGTTTGAGGTGGTGGAACTGTTCGACCGGCAGCGCTGGAAGCAGCGCTGCTTCCTCAGCGGCGAGCACGATTGCGACGAATCCAATCAGTGTCCCGCTCATGACGCCTGGCGCGGGGTCAGGGCCGTATACACGGAGTTTCTCGAACTGACGACCATTGCCGATTTCGCCCGTCCTTGCGCCAGACGGACAGGTCTGGTCAGCATCGCCGGGTGTGGCCCGGCGGAAGGAGCAAGTCCTCGATGAGGTGTTCATGGCAGCTCAGACGCTGGCGGACCAGGGTGCTCAAGGGCATATGCCTGCTCGTCTCCGCACCCGCACTCCTGGGGCAGGAAGCGGCGGATTTCTTCCGCCAGAATTGCATAAGTTGCCACACGATCGGAGGCGGCCGGTTGACCGGTCCGGATCTGAAGGGCGTGAGCCAACGCGCCGAACGGGACTGGCTGGTACGATTCCTGGTCAACCCGCAGGCCGTGATTGATCGCGGCGACGCCTACGCGCAGAAACTTCTGCAAGAATCCCGCGGCGTCGTGATGCCGCAGATCTCCGGCATGAACCCGGCGCGAGCCGAGGCGCTTGTGGATCTGATTGACGCCGAGTCCAAACTAGAGAAGTCGCAATTCATCGGCGTCCAGATTACTGACCGGCCGTTCACCGCGGCCGAGGTCGAGACCGGCCGCCAAATCTTCCGCGGAGAGCGTTCGCTCAAGAACAACGGACCTGCCTGTCTCAGTTGCCACACTGCCCAGAACCTGGGCGGGCTCAGCGGCGGGCAACTTGGCCCTGACCTGACGAGGGCCTTTGAGCGGATGGAGGGCAGAAAGACGCTTGCCGCCTGGTTGGGCGCCCCGGCGACACCCACCATGGCCCCCGTCTTCAAGAAACACCCCATTGATTCCGAGGAGATCCTGCCGATCATCGCGTTTCTCGAAAATCAGGCGGCTGGCGGCGGCGAAGATTTGTCGGCCGGGAAACTCACGTTCTTGCTCGTCGGCTTGGGCGGCGCCGGCCTCATGTTGGTCGTGTTCGATCTGGCCTGGAGAACCCGCTTCCGATCGGTACGAAAGCAATTGGTGCTCAGCAGCACGGGGAGAGGTGAAGAGTGAAGCCGAACGGTACATTGACCTGGATCAAGGATGAAGCCAACCCTGCCTCGCGTAGTTGGGAGCAGTTTTACCGGAACCGCTGGCAGCACGACAAGATCGTCCGGAGCACCCACGGGGTGAACTGCACGGGCGGCTGCACCTGGCAAATCTACGTCAAGGACGGCATTGTGACCTGGGAGATGCAGGGGCTCGACTATCCCAGCCTCGAGAGCGGCCTGCCACCCTACGAGCCTCGCGGATGCCAGCGCGGAATTTCCTACTCCTGGTATCTCTATAGCCCGCTTCGCGTCAAGTACCCCTATATCCGTGGCGCATTGCTGGACCTCTGGCGCGAGGCACGCGCCGAGCACGAGGACCCGGTGGCCGCTTGGAAGTCGCTGGTTTCGAATCCCGAAAAGAGGGCTCGCTGGCAGAAGGCGCGCGGCAAGGGTGGATTCCGCCGTTTGGATTGGGACATTGCCGTGGAGTTGATCTCCGCGTCGATGATCCACACCATCCAGGAGTACGGACCCGACCGGATCGCCGGCTTCTCCCCGATTCCCGCCATGTCCATGATCAGCTACGCCTCCGGCGCCCGGATGCTGCAACTGATGGGCGGTGTCGCACTCTCTTTTTACGACTGGTACTGCGACCTTCCTCCGGCCTCGCCCGAGGTATGGGGCGAGCAGACTGACGTTCAGGAATCGGCGGACTGGTACAACGCCAAACTGCTGGCGGTGATGGGGTCGAACCTCAACATGACCCGCACGCCGGACTGCCACTTCGCGGCCGAGGCCCGGCACAACGGCACCAAGATGTGGGTCTTCGCGCCGGATTTCAACCAAGTGGCTAAATATGCCGACGAGTGGATTCCGCTCAACGCCGGCCAGGACGGCGCCTGGTGGATGGCTGTCGCCCACGTGCTGCTCAAGGAGTTCCATCACGAACAGCGGACTCCATACTTCATCGAGTACTCGAAGAAATTCACTGACAGTCCGCTCCTGGTGGAACTCGTGGAGCGCGAGAGTGGGTTTCAGCCGGGCCAGTTGCTTCGCGCCAACAGGCTCTCCCCTTATGCAGAGGTGGAGAACGGGGACTGGCAGTTCCTCATGTGGGATGAGGAC encodes the following:
- a CDS encoding cytochrome c, with the protein product MLKGICLLVSAPALLGQEAADFFRQNCISCHTIGGGRLTGPDLKGVSQRAERDWLVRFLVNPQAVIDRGDAYAQKLLQESRGVVMPQISGMNPARAEALVDLIDAESKLEKSQFIGVQITDRPFTAAEVETGRQIFRGERSLKNNGPACLSCHTAQNLGGLSGGQLGPDLTRAFERMEGRKTLAAWLGAPATPTMAPVFKKHPIDSEEILPIIAFLENQAAGGGEDLSAGKLTFLLVGLGGAGLMLVVFDLAWRTRFRSVRKQLVLSSTGRGEE
- a CDS encoding zf-HC2 domain-containing protein translates to MTCHDVAHREIVERYAAGTLPQDEAAAFEEHFFVCASCLARLEAAQSLASDWPTPDQVHRLSPRRWMLPLVIAASLLIAAPAALFWPSVAPPEEPAARKSGLPADSPVPAEYAVLGRFEPPPYRTVALRGKEGRSHADFRRAMRAYQANRFSDALPLLRAAASHPSAGAEELFFAGITCVLAGEPAEGLVFLRRADAFGFSAYQEEARYYSALTLLQLGDIATARKQLNAIVAMRGDWESKARELLRKLP
- a CDS encoding CHAT domain-containing tetratricopeptide repeat protein gives rise to the protein MAVDFVALGNYKEAASLFRRLIEVCQQQSPADPHQHAQALMGLGMTIRKQGELLKARKLLEQALQLRIEASGEWNVYTAATLHNLSLIAGDLGDTKRRLALQQRALRIRDRVWGPEHQNTANGLHTLGLTYVFMNNPSAAREVLRRSLDMRRKTLGDDHRDVGQSLPALALTYLPDAPRRAVELALEGEAITSNWLQASLRALSEREALLAASARWGGLNIALDALRVKPPSPTLSRLVLDAVIRNRSLVLDELMWRRSLPDQERLFKTRAAYSHRLLGGKGSLTASAYTGELERLRGLVEEAERELAARNRPFWEARRQSLAGWDEVRRALPEASALISFVRYKDDGANSLEFNYGVFLTRPGNDGIHFIDLGHAAEIEMLISTWRNHISAEAVSGGRSSRLIEQHTRASGAALRRRIWDPLTPLLKQVTTVFAVLDGPLHLVHLSALPIGKSRYLMETGPLIHYLNTERDLLRSSVERVGAGSLLAIGNPAFEMIPATATAALRGPAEACYDPAQTRFASLPSAALEARQVLETWRQAGGEGTLIERGQATHPILRELVPGRRIIHFATHGFFYHSRCGQAPGSVSPLLLSGLALAGANRGPDGLLTGDKVVQLNLEETDWAVLSGCDTGLGDIHAGEGVTGLRRAFQLAGVRTVIMSLWPVEDASARSWMLALYWNRAVRKLSTAEAVRAASLSLLRSARARNKSTHPIHWAPFLAAGDWR
- the ric gene encoding iron-sulfur cluster repair di-iron protein — its product is MDTHTSSLSSQTISEIATRSLAAVRVFERLGIDYCCGGNRPVEEACQEQGLDTAAVLLELDGALANRPADEADWNRATLRDLIRHIVGKHHEYLKLEMPSLAQRLEKVMKVYGEQDRATLGALPRVFYDLRAEMDLHMHKEEMVLFPYIDRLEADVNSGRPVPPPPFGSVRNPIAMMEHEHDSAGAALKGMRDSTHGFAVPDHACTTYRSLLEGLRELEEDLHVHIHLENNILFPRAIALETGTR
- a CDS encoding Rrf2 family transcriptional regulator, with the protein product MNNSTMVSTTAEHALRALVEMASLPDGNTIRGKQLAQAAGIPSNYLSKILWTLGNAGLIDATRGSGGGYRMRRLASDIRLFEVVELFDRQRWKQRCFLSGEHDCDESNQCPAHDAWRGVRAVYTEFLELTTIADFARPCARRTGLVSIAGCGPAEGASPR